From the Cannabis sativa cultivar Pink pepper isolate KNU-18-1 unplaced genomic scaffold, ASM2916894v1 Contig2, whole genome shotgun sequence genome, one window contains:
- the LOC115716881 gene encoding WAT1-related protein At5g64700 isoform X1, producing the protein MGLGKKWFLWSQVVIGMLLVQAFATGMQILSRIILVEGTFVFALMTYRHLVAALCVAPLAFYFERVSEVNKCNKNVWFWLFCNALAGVTCAMGLFYYGLRDTTATYATNFLNLIPIVTFVLSILLKLERLNLDTKGGKVKCIGALMCVGGALTTSLYKGKAYYIISHHHHHDHTTNHSHIIPNTTHTNWPLGTLMLVGSCFCYSTWFLIQVKLKQIFPYKYWSTMLTCLIGALQSAIVGLCLDRSVASWRLGWNLQLITIIYSGSLATAATFCLLTWAISIKGATYPSMFNPLTLIFVSLSEAIILGVAITTGTLIGMVLIIFGLYSFLWGNRKETKSLVHDENSLEGEGAIKITMSASDHIPTMPTTPKQ; encoded by the exons ATGGGGTTGGGAAAGAAATGGTTTTTATGGTCACAAGTGGTGATTGGAATGTTATTGGTTCAAGCATTCGCAACTGGTATGCAAATTCTATCGAGAATCATTCTTGTTGAAGGAACTTTTGTGTTTGCTTTGATGACATATCGTCATTTGGTTGCTGCTCTTTGTGTTGCTCCTTTGGCTTTCTATTTCGAAAG AGTTAGTGAAGTGAACAAGTGTAATAAGAATGTTTGGTTTTGGCTATTCTGCAATGCCTTAGCAGG GGTAACATGTGCTATGGGATTGTTCTATTATGGGCTAAGAGATACAACAGCTACTTATGCAACAAATTTCCTCAATTTAATTCCTATTGTCACATTTGTCTTATCAATCCTACTCAA ATTAGAGAGGTTGAATCTAGATACAAAAGGAGGTAAAGTGAAATGTATAGGGGCATTGATGTGTGTAGGTGGAGCTCTTACAACTAGTCTTTACAAAGGAAAAGCTTACTACATTATaagtcatcatcatcatcatgaccATACTACAAATCactctcatatcattcctaacACAACTCATACAAATTGGCCACTTGGCACTCTCATGTTGGTTGGAAGTTGTTTCTGTTATTCTACATGGTTCCTTATACAA GTTAAGTTGAAGCAAATATTTCCATATAAGTATTGGTCAACAATGTTGACATGTCTTATTGGAGCTCTGCAATCTGCTATTGTTGGTTTATGTCTAGATAGAAGTGTAGCTTCATGGAGACTAGGCTGGAATTTACAACTCATCACTATAATTTACTCA GGATCACTTGCTACAGCCGCGACATTTTGCCTGTTGACATGGGCAATCTCAATTAAAGGGGCCACTTATCCCTCAATGTTCAACCCGCTCACACTCATTTTCGTATCTTTATCTGAGGCAATCATACTAGGTGTGGCCATAACAACGGGAAC TTTGATTGGGATGGTGTTAATCATATTTGGATTGTATTCATTCTTGTGGGGCAATAGAAAAGAGACCAAAAGCTTAGTTCATGATGAGAACAGCTTAGAAGGAGAAGGAGCAATAAAGATTACAATGAGTGCTTCTGATCACATTCCAACAATGCCAACTACTCCAAAACAATGA
- the LOC115716881 gene encoding WAT1-related protein At5g64700 isoform X2, with translation MGLGKKWFLWSQVVIGMLLVQAFATGMQILSRIILVEGTFVFALMTYRHLVAALCVAPLAFYFERVSEVNKCNKNVWFWLFCNALAGVTCAMGLFYYGLRDTTATYATNFLNLIPIVTFVLSILLKLERLNLDTKGGKVKCIGALMCVGGALTTSLYKGKAYYIISHHHHHDHTTNHSHIIPNTTHTNWPLGTLMLVGSCFCYSTWFLIQVKLKQIFPYKYWSTMLTCLIGALQSAIVGLCLDRSVASWRLGWNLQLITIIYSGSLATAATFCLLTWAISIKGATYPSMFNPLTLIFVSLSEAIILV, from the exons ATGGGGTTGGGAAAGAAATGGTTTTTATGGTCACAAGTGGTGATTGGAATGTTATTGGTTCAAGCATTCGCAACTGGTATGCAAATTCTATCGAGAATCATTCTTGTTGAAGGAACTTTTGTGTTTGCTTTGATGACATATCGTCATTTGGTTGCTGCTCTTTGTGTTGCTCCTTTGGCTTTCTATTTCGAAAG AGTTAGTGAAGTGAACAAGTGTAATAAGAATGTTTGGTTTTGGCTATTCTGCAATGCCTTAGCAGG GGTAACATGTGCTATGGGATTGTTCTATTATGGGCTAAGAGATACAACAGCTACTTATGCAACAAATTTCCTCAATTTAATTCCTATTGTCACATTTGTCTTATCAATCCTACTCAA ATTAGAGAGGTTGAATCTAGATACAAAAGGAGGTAAAGTGAAATGTATAGGGGCATTGATGTGTGTAGGTGGAGCTCTTACAACTAGTCTTTACAAAGGAAAAGCTTACTACATTATaagtcatcatcatcatcatgaccATACTACAAATCactctcatatcattcctaacACAACTCATACAAATTGGCCACTTGGCACTCTCATGTTGGTTGGAAGTTGTTTCTGTTATTCTACATGGTTCCTTATACAA GTTAAGTTGAAGCAAATATTTCCATATAAGTATTGGTCAACAATGTTGACATGTCTTATTGGAGCTCTGCAATCTGCTATTGTTGGTTTATGTCTAGATAGAAGTGTAGCTTCATGGAGACTAGGCTGGAATTTACAACTCATCACTATAATTTACTCA GGATCACTTGCTACAGCCGCGACATTTTGCCTGTTGACATGGGCAATCTCAATTAAAGGGGCCACTTATCCCTCAATGTTCAACCCGCTCACACTCATTTTCGTATCTTTATCTGAGGCAATCATACTAG TTTGA
- the LOC133033070 gene encoding uncharacterized protein LOC133033070, protein MVVGLYAMKKGFDYNVRKSGTDIWYVTCKDTDCGWRLRAKKYVLSNMFEVSTFHNVHTCSLNLRGKDNRQTSPLIVAHLIKDKFATDGSDHLAYDIRKSMHKDYGIQMSYEKAWRCREKALHLARGTLEDSYSKLPSYLHMLQLRNPGTITDFVVEDGRFKYCFFSLGPCIRRFRFCRPVVCVDGSFLKTRYGGQMLCAVALDAGSHIFPIAFAIVNSENHNSWTYFMRKLKEIGDIENLAFVSNRHQSIVQFHREFENIRAMNVAVAQYLEEIGFEKWVRSYFPGVRYNVMTSNWAESFNNTTKNARGFLIKVFYYQTV, encoded by the exons ATGGTTGTTGGCTTGTATGCAATGAAGAAAGGGTTTGACTACAACGTTAGGAAGTCCGGTACTGATATTTGGTACGTCACATGTAAGGATACAGATTGTGGGTGGAGATTAAGAGCGAAGAAGTACGTACTTTCTAACATGTTTGAGGTGAGTACATTTCATAATGTACATACATGTTCTCTTAATCTTCGAGGAAAAGATAACCGTCAAACATCACCTTTGATTGTTGCCCAtctaattaaggataagttcGCAACTGACGGCTCAGATCACTTGGCCTATGATAtaagaaaaagtatgcacaaggaTTACGGGATCCAAATGAGTTATGAAAAGGCATGGAGGTGCAGAGAGAAGGCACTACACCTAGCTCGGGGTACACTTGAAGATTCGTACTCGAAATTACCTAGTTACTTGCACATGCTACAGTTGAGAAATCCAGGTACAATCACGGATTTTGTGGTAGAAGATGGTCGCTTCAAGTATTGTTTCTTCTCTCTGGGTCCTTGTATTCGGAGGTTTCGATTTTGTCGACCTGTTGTATGCGTTGATGGGTCTTTCTTGAAGACTAGGTATGGTGGGCAAATGTTGTGTGCAGTGGCACTAGATGCAGGGAGTCATATCTTTCCTATAGCTTTTGCTATAGTTAACAGTGAAAACCACAATTCCTGGacctattttatgagaaaattgaaagagATTGGTGATATTGAGAACTTAGCATTTGTTTCaaataggcatcaaagcattgttc AGTTTCATAGAGAATTTGAGAATATTCGGGCAATGAATGTTGCGGTTGCACAATATCTTGAGGAAATTGGATTTGAAAAATGGGTTCGGTCGTACTTTCCAGGGGTACGTTACAATGTAATGACGAGCAACTGGGCTGAGAGCTTCAACAACACAACTAAGAACGCAAGAGGCTTCCTGATTAAAGTATTCTACTATCAAACAGTCTGA
- the LOC133033037 gene encoding 6-phosphogluconate dehydrogenase, decarboxylating 1-like isoform X1, translating to MAPPSTPTRIGLVGLAVMGQNLALNIAEKGFPISVYNRTTSKVDETVERAKLEDSQQDYDSSVLLNDHFDSPLGSPGTSDVLVASILELLKLITDSG from the exons ATGGCACCCCCCTCAACACCTACTCGAATAGGCCTTGTTGGTTTGGCTGTCATGGGCCAGAATTTGGCACTCAACATTGCAGAAAAAGGATTTCCAATTTCTGTTTATAACAGAACTACCTCCAAAGTTGATGAGACTGTTGAAAGAGCAAAACTAGAAG ATTCACAACAAGATTATGATTCATCTGTACTGTTGAACGACCATTTTGATAGCCCACTTGGTTCTCCAGGCACCAGTGATGTGTTGGTGG CATCAATACTGGAATTGTTGAAACTTATTACGGACTCTGGTTGA
- the LOC133033037 gene encoding 6-phosphogluconate dehydrogenase, decarboxylating 1-like isoform X2, with amino-acid sequence MAPPSTPTRIGLVGLAVMGQNLALNIAEKGFPISVYNRTTSKVDETVERAKLEDSQQDYDSSVLLNDHFDSPLGSPGTSDVLHQYWNC; translated from the exons ATGGCACCCCCCTCAACACCTACTCGAATAGGCCTTGTTGGTTTGGCTGTCATGGGCCAGAATTTGGCACTCAACATTGCAGAAAAAGGATTTCCAATTTCTGTTTATAACAGAACTACCTCCAAAGTTGATGAGACTGTTGAAAGAGCAAAACTAGAAG ATTCACAACAAGATTATGATTCATCTGTACTGTTGAACGACCATTTTGATAGCCCACTTGGTTCTCCAGGCACCAGTGATGTGTTG CATCAATACTGGAATTGTTGA